The following proteins come from a genomic window of Proteiniphilum propionicum:
- a CDS encoding nucleotide pyrophosphohydrolase has protein sequence MTINEAQQQVDNWINSFGVRYFSELTNMAILTEEVGELARIISRTYGDQSFKDSDLSKNIADEMADILWVLICMANQTGVDLEDALKKNIIKKTVRDSSRHKNNSKLNNKKLEP, from the coding sequence ATGACAATCAATGAAGCTCAACAACAGGTAGATAACTGGATTAATAGCTTTGGCGTACGCTATTTTAGCGAACTTACAAATATGGCTATACTTACCGAAGAGGTAGGCGAACTGGCACGAATCATATCAAGAACATACGGCGATCAGTCATTCAAAGATTCAGACTTGTCAAAGAACATCGCTGATGAAATGGCTGATATATTATGGGTACTTATCTGTATGGCAAACCAGACAGGTGTGGACCTTGAAGATGCATTGAAAAAAAATATCATAAAAAAAACTGTAAGAGATTCATCAAGGCACAAGAATAACAGTAAACTAAATAACAAGAAATTAGAACCATAA
- a CDS encoding Hsp20/alpha crystallin family protein: MAIIRRTGNWLPSVFNDFFGNEWMENSSKSVPAINIQQNNKGFTVEVAAPGMTKEDCLVRIDENNNLVISFEKKIEHENKDEKGVYLRREFSYTQFQRTMILPDNIEKDKISAKVENGVLTVEIPTVKEEKVSKSKLIDIK; this comes from the coding sequence ATGGCAATTATCAGACGTACCGGCAACTGGTTACCGAGTGTTTTCAATGATTTTTTCGGTAATGAATGGATGGAAAACAGCAGCAAATCTGTTCCTGCTATCAATATTCAGCAGAACAACAAAGGATTCACAGTAGAGGTTGCTGCACCTGGGATGACGAAAGAAGATTGTTTGGTTAGAATTGACGAAAACAATAACCTGGTAATCTCTTTCGAAAAGAAAATCGAACATGAAAATAAAGATGAAAAAGGTGTTTATCTCAGGCGTGAATTTTCATATACCCAGTTCCAGAGAACCATGATCTTACCAGATAACATTGAGAAAGATAAGATCTCTGCAAAGGTAGAAAATGGTGTATTAACTGTAGAAATTCCTACTGTGAAAGAAGAGAAAGTTTCCAAGTCGAAACTGATAGATATCAAGTAA
- the deoC gene encoding deoxyribose-phosphate aldolase, whose product METDKYSKAISNHPFKLTDKEVAEKTAGIIAEKFNENNNQKVYKKLYGCIDLTTLNTTDTKESVWKFTEQVNTFDGTNPEVDNVAAICVYPNFVEIVKEALTANVKIACVSGGFPSSQTFTEVKVAETALAIADGADEIDIVFNVGLFLEEYYEELCEEISEIKEACRNAPLKVILETGALKTAEKIHKASILSLYSGADFLKTSTGKGYPGATPEAVYVMCQAIKSYYFKTKRMIGIKVSGGVATVEDAVKYYTIVKDVLGEEWCNKNHFRIGASRLSDVLLSKI is encoded by the coding sequence ATGGAAACAGATAAATATAGCAAAGCAATAAGTAACCATCCGTTCAAATTAACGGATAAAGAAGTAGCTGAAAAAACAGCAGGAATAATCGCTGAAAAATTTAATGAGAACAATAATCAGAAAGTATATAAAAAGCTTTATGGTTGCATAGACCTTACTACCCTAAACACAACAGATACAAAAGAGTCTGTTTGGAAATTTACAGAACAGGTAAATACCTTCGATGGTACCAATCCCGAAGTGGATAATGTGGCTGCAATCTGCGTATATCCTAACTTTGTGGAGATAGTAAAGGAAGCGCTTACAGCAAATGTTAAAATAGCATGTGTGTCGGGAGGCTTCCCTTCATCACAAACCTTCACAGAGGTGAAAGTAGCCGAAACTGCACTTGCTATCGCCGATGGAGCAGACGAAATAGATATTGTTTTCAATGTAGGACTTTTTCTTGAGGAGTATTATGAAGAGTTGTGTGAAGAAATTTCAGAGATAAAAGAGGCTTGTCGAAATGCTCCATTGAAAGTAATACTTGAAACAGGTGCATTGAAAACAGCAGAAAAGATTCACAAAGCCTCTATCCTCTCACTCTATTCAGGAGCCGATTTCCTAAAGACATCTACAGGTAAGGGTTACCCGGGCGCAACACCGGAAGCAGTATATGTAATGTGCCAAGCAATAAAATCATATTATTTCAAAACAAAACGTATGATCGGAATTAAAGTATCGGGAGGAGTAGCTACTGTTGAAGATGCTGTAAAATATTACACCATAGTGAAAGATGTTCTGGGTGAAGAATGGTGCAACAAAAACCATTTCCGTATTGGTGCAAGCCGATTATCGGATGTATTACTGTCTAAAATATAA
- a CDS encoding polyprenyl synthetase family protein, with protein sequence MDQSSVIKDFLQEELLLFDDYLRKSVISNNPRITEMINFIFRTNGKQLRPTLVLLSAKACGHIIPETYHGAVTVELLHTATLIHDDVIDRSEIRRGKQSVNAVYDNTKAVLAGDYLLSAALAESVKTRNLDIIRIISEMGKSLSEGELEQFSLASEIIIDEKAYFKVIDKKTASLMSVCTTIGAITGGADADTVEKFSMLGRFFGLAFQIRDDIFDYYKADVGKPTGNDIREGKITLPLIYALQNAPSELVEEMMQIIHSRDYSDDNIELLLQFAKEQHGIEYATKIMNDFLTKAESMISDLTAVSSEIQFLLHLFLSYLRDRAN encoded by the coding sequence ATGGATCAAAGTTCGGTCATAAAAGATTTTCTTCAGGAAGAACTGCTCCTTTTTGATGACTATTTACGCAAATCAGTAATAAGCAATAATCCCCGCATTACTGAGATGATTAATTTTATTTTTAGAACTAATGGCAAACAATTAAGGCCAACATTGGTCCTATTATCGGCAAAAGCATGCGGGCATATTATTCCCGAGACTTACCACGGTGCAGTAACGGTAGAATTGCTTCATACAGCCACTCTTATTCATGATGACGTGATTGACAGGTCTGAGATCAGGAGGGGAAAACAATCAGTTAACGCAGTATACGATAACACAAAGGCTGTTTTAGCAGGCGATTATCTCTTATCTGCTGCACTGGCCGAAAGCGTGAAGACAAGGAATCTTGATATAATCAGAATTATTTCTGAGATGGGGAAGAGTCTTTCAGAAGGAGAGCTGGAACAATTTTCACTCGCAAGTGAGATTATCATAGATGAAAAGGCTTACTTTAAAGTTATTGATAAAAAAACCGCTTCACTGATGAGTGTATGCACTACCATTGGTGCTATAACGGGTGGAGCGGACGCCGATACCGTTGAAAAGTTCAGCATGCTGGGAAGATTTTTTGGTTTAGCTTTCCAGATAAGAGACGATATTTTCGATTATTATAAGGCTGATGTAGGAAAGCCTACAGGCAATGATATTAGGGAAGGAAAAATTACCCTTCCTCTTATTTATGCTTTGCAAAACGCCCCTTCAGAGTTGGTAGAGGAGATGATGCAAATTATTCATTCCAGAGATTATTCAGATGATAATATTGAGCTGTTGTTACAGTTTGCAAAAGAACAGCATGGAATTGAATATGCTACAAAAATAATGAATGATTTTTTGACTAAAGCTGAGAGTATGATTTCAGATCTTACCGCAGTCAGTAGTGAAATACAGTTTCTGTTACATCTCTTTCTCTCTTATTTAAGAGACCGGGCCAATTAA
- the uvrC gene encoding excinuclease ABC subunit UvrC, whose translation MSEEIKNTLAVIPHLPGCYQFIDEKGTVIYVGKAKDLKKRVSSYFNKNHEHPKTRILVRNIRKIKYIVVNTEEDTFLLENNLIKQLKPRYNVMLKDDKTYPYIVVKNEFFPRVYKTRNIVKDGSRYFGPYTSVQSVNTLLDIFRKVYKIRTCRLNLTPENIIEGKFKVCLEYHIKRCNGPCEGLQTLEEYNKNIEEIIEILKGNVAIIEKQVQEKMQLLANELRFEEAHELKEKLVLIQNFREKSQVVSNTNYNLDVFSIEEDENSAYINYLHVVNGSVNQAYTFEYKKKLDESAQELLSMGIIEMRDRFGSKSKEIIVPFIPDLKLSDVEFTIPQRGDKRKLLSLSEKNVKQFKIDKLKKAEMLNPEQRTTRILKTLQKDLQLKEMPWHIECFDNSNIQGTNPVAACVVFKKGKPSKKDYRHFNVKSVAGPDDFASMREIVERRYSRALNEGSPLPQLIVIDGGKGQLNAAVESLQKNGLYGKIAIIGIAKRLEEIYFPYDPVPLYIDKNSETLKIIQHLRDEAHRFGITFHRQKRSKSQIISELDNVNGIGPETKKKLLSHFKSIKRIKESNEEEIKKLIGNSKGNKILKWIAESNKK comes from the coding sequence ATGTCAGAAGAGATAAAAAATACACTTGCCGTAATTCCTCATCTTCCGGGCTGTTATCAGTTTATAGATGAGAAAGGCACAGTTATATATGTTGGCAAGGCAAAAGATCTGAAAAAAAGAGTGTCATCTTATTTCAACAAAAATCATGAACATCCTAAAACCAGAATTCTTGTAAGAAATATCAGAAAAATAAAATATATAGTTGTAAACACCGAAGAAGACACCTTCCTACTTGAAAATAATCTTATAAAACAACTAAAGCCACGTTACAACGTGATGCTAAAGGATGACAAAACCTACCCTTATATTGTAGTAAAAAATGAATTTTTCCCGAGAGTTTACAAAACAAGAAATATTGTGAAAGACGGATCAAGATATTTTGGGCCTTATACCTCAGTTCAATCTGTAAATACCCTTTTAGACATTTTCAGAAAAGTCTATAAAATACGTACATGCAGACTCAATCTTACTCCTGAAAATATTATTGAGGGAAAATTCAAAGTTTGCCTCGAATATCATATTAAAAGATGCAACGGCCCATGCGAAGGGTTACAGACACTTGAAGAATATAATAAGAATATTGAGGAAATTATTGAAATATTAAAAGGAAATGTTGCAATTATTGAAAAACAGGTTCAGGAGAAGATGCAGCTGCTTGCAAATGAATTGCGTTTCGAAGAGGCTCACGAGTTGAAAGAAAAATTGGTGCTTATTCAGAACTTCAGAGAGAAATCTCAAGTAGTCAGCAATACAAACTATAATCTTGATGTATTCTCAATTGAAGAGGATGAAAACTCTGCATACATTAACTATCTTCATGTTGTTAATGGCTCAGTAAACCAAGCATATACCTTTGAATATAAAAAGAAACTCGATGAAAGTGCTCAGGAATTGCTAAGTATGGGAATTATTGAGATGCGTGATCGTTTCGGAAGCAAATCGAAAGAGATTATTGTTCCGTTTATCCCGGATCTGAAATTATCGGATGTAGAGTTCACCATTCCACAGCGTGGCGATAAGCGTAAACTCCTCTCTCTTTCTGAGAAGAACGTAAAACAATTCAAAATAGATAAATTGAAAAAAGCAGAAATGCTAAACCCGGAACAGCGGACTACAAGAATCCTGAAAACCCTGCAAAAAGATTTGCAGTTAAAAGAGATGCCGTGGCATATAGAATGTTTTGACAATTCCAATATACAGGGAACAAATCCGGTTGCAGCATGTGTGGTGTTCAAAAAAGGTAAACCATCAAAAAAAGACTATCGCCATTTCAACGTTAAGAGCGTTGCAGGCCCTGATGATTTCGCATCAATGCGCGAGATTGTAGAAAGACGCTACTCTCGCGCGCTTAACGAAGGCTCCCCCCTACCCCAACTCATTGTGATTGACGGAGGTAAAGGACAACTAAACGCTGCTGTTGAATCTCTTCAGAAAAATGGGCTTTACGGTAAAATAGCAATTATCGGCATAGCAAAGCGCCTTGAAGAGATATATTTCCCTTATGACCCAGTTCCACTATATATTGACAAAAATTCCGAAACGTTAAAAATTATTCAGCACTTGCGTGATGAAGCACATCGTTTCGGGATTACCTTTCATCGTCAAAAAAGAAGTAAATCGCAAATTATTTCAGAATTAGATAATGTAAATGGGATTGGACCCGAAACAAAGAAAAAGCTTCTCTCTCATTTTAAAAGTATAAAAAGAATTAAAGAATCGAACGAAGAGGAAATAAAAAAACTTATTGGCAACAGCAAAGGCAATAAAATATTGAAATGGATTGCAGAAAGTAACAAAAAATAG
- a CDS encoding adenine phosphoribosyltransferase, with protein MSIETLTSAVRNIPDFPIPGIQFKDITTLFQSPTHLKELTDLLYEQYKDRGITKVVGIESRGFFLGPALAVRLGAGFVPIRKPGKLPYKVIEETYTKEYGNDAIQIHEDALTKNDVVLLHDDLLATGGTMAAAYNLVKKLGVKKIFINFLIELVELKGRKHFPEEVEVSSLLKFNE; from the coding sequence ATGAGCATAGAGACACTTACATCAGCTGTTAGAAATATTCCGGACTTCCCAATTCCTGGAATTCAGTTTAAAGATATCACAACGCTATTCCAATCACCAACTCACTTGAAAGAGTTAACAGACCTTTTGTATGAGCAGTACAAGGATAGAGGTATAACAAAAGTAGTAGGTATTGAATCAAGGGGATTCTTTTTGGGCCCCGCATTAGCTGTAAGACTTGGAGCTGGATTTGTGCCAATAAGGAAACCTGGAAAACTTCCATATAAAGTTATAGAGGAAACCTACACAAAAGAGTATGGAAATGACGCAATACAAATCCATGAAGACGCATTAACAAAAAACGATGTAGTCCTGCTGCATGATGATTTACTAGCCACAGGAGGGACAATGGCTGCAGCATATAATCTTGTAAAAAAACTTGGGGTGAAAAAAATCTTTATTAATTTTCTTATAGAATTAGTAGAACTTAAAGGCAGGAAGCATTTCCCTGAAGAGGTGGAAGTTAGTTCACTTCTTAAATTCAACGAATAA
- a CDS encoding glycoside hydrolase family 2 TIM barrel-domain containing protein has protein sequence MKIKFLMMTAVIGISSVFQLPAQEYRAISDLRKLPYWQDVNVVKVNKEHPRTQFMTYDNKSDALKTRFEESKYYKSLNGTWDFYFVDSYKQLPENVTDSTVSLDGWKEIRVPGNWEMQGFGTAIYVNHPYEFVERDPKTRYPKIEQPYLPEDNPVGVYRREIDIPESWSDREIFLSLDGAKSGVYVYINGKEVGYSEDSKTAAEFRINKYVKPGKNTIVLKIFRWSTGSYLECQDFWRMSGIERDVFLWSQPKTSLRDFRIKSTLDDSYKNGIFELETTISNYNSGASFAEVSYELLDASGKIVASDIKPISIHSNGENAISFTAQLADVDTWTSEHPNLYKLLITVKKEGEPSGEVVPYPVGFRRIEIKTVKTGDRIDRLFLVNGQPIKLKGVNIHETNPKTGHYVTEELMKKDFTLMKQHNINTVRLSHYPQSRRFYELCSEYGLYVYDEANIESHGLYYGQRSLAKHPEWEQAHMDRTVNMFERNKNHPSVTIWSLGNEAGNGINFFHTYKYLKDQERNFMNRPVNYERGLWDFNTDMYVPQYPSAAWLHEIGRKGSDRPVIPSEYSHAMGNSNGNLDIQWEAIYKYPNLQGGYIWDWVDQGMEAYDENGRHYYKYGGDYGVDMPSDGNFLCNGLVNPDRTPHPSMAEVKYVHQNFAFEAIDLTKGIFRIINRQYFSDTDNYVFKFNITENGNILSDGILQISLQPQTSTEVSVPVGNLQPKAGREYFINFEVIQKIETPLIPANHLVAIEQFKLPLTASKQIYVDKPKGPSLKINNSKDKVVVSSPVVNFVFNMKTGVATSYKVKGIEYFDKGFGIQPNFWRGPNDNDYGNGAPNRLQIWKQSSKNFNVTDAKAYSEGNNAVLETTYLLAAGNLYTVKYTIYPSGIMKIGIEFFSAEREEKQIAASEATLTATFSPEASAARKASSSLTVPRIGIRFRLPTSMNNVEYFGKGPGENYIDRASGSKVGLYKTTVEEMYYPYVRPQENGHRTDTRWAAFTNQKKGLLVVADSTIGFNALRNSIEDFDSEEAVHRPYQWNNLSSEEIASRSEEEAKNNRPRQTHINDIVPRNFVEVCIDMKQQGVAGYNSWGARPLSEYSIPANRDYKWGFTLIPISNTSEIAEKTVFEY, from the coding sequence ATGAAAATCAAATTTTTAATGATGACTGCAGTTATCGGCATTTCATCTGTTTTCCAATTACCGGCACAGGAATACAGAGCTATTTCCGATTTGCGTAAACTACCCTATTGGCAGGATGTTAATGTTGTTAAAGTAAACAAGGAACATCCACGTACGCAATTTATGACGTACGACAATAAATCCGATGCGTTAAAAACACGTTTCGAAGAAAGTAAATATTACAAATCTCTAAACGGGACATGGGATTTTTATTTTGTAGATTCTTACAAACAGCTCCCTGAAAATGTTACAGATTCAACTGTCTCGCTTGACGGCTGGAAAGAGATCAGAGTCCCGGGGAACTGGGAGATGCAGGGATTTGGAACGGCTATTTACGTTAATCACCCTTATGAGTTCGTAGAGCGTGACCCGAAAACACGTTATCCGAAGATTGAACAACCCTACCTCCCCGAAGATAATCCCGTTGGCGTATATCGCCGTGAGATTGATATACCTGAAAGCTGGAGCGACCGGGAAATTTTTCTTAGCTTAGATGGGGCAAAATCGGGCGTATATGTCTATATCAATGGTAAAGAAGTGGGATATAGCGAAGATTCTAAAACAGCCGCCGAATTCAGAATAAACAAGTATGTAAAACCGGGAAAAAACACGATTGTTCTGAAAATATTCCGCTGGAGTACAGGATCTTACCTAGAATGCCAGGACTTCTGGCGTATGAGCGGTATAGAAAGGGATGTATTTCTATGGTCGCAACCCAAAACTTCTCTCCGCGACTTCAGAATTAAATCAACTCTTGACGATAGCTATAAAAATGGCATATTTGAGCTGGAGACGACAATAAGCAACTACAATTCAGGTGCATCATTTGCTGAGGTATCTTATGAGCTGCTAGATGCATCTGGAAAAATTGTTGCATCAGATATTAAGCCCATCAGCATCCATAGCAACGGTGAAAATGCCATATCCTTCACAGCTCAACTGGCTGATGTTGATACATGGACATCTGAACATCCTAACCTTTATAAACTGCTTATCACAGTGAAAAAAGAGGGAGAGCCTTCAGGCGAGGTAGTCCCCTACCCTGTCGGCTTTCGCCGAATCGAGATAAAAACAGTTAAAACGGGTGACAGAATCGACAGGCTGTTCCTTGTAAACGGTCAGCCTATTAAACTCAAAGGGGTAAATATTCATGAGACAAATCCAAAAACTGGGCACTATGTCACTGAAGAGCTGATGAAAAAGGATTTCACGCTGATGAAACAACATAACATCAACACTGTACGTCTTTCACATTACCCCCAATCGCGCCGGTTTTATGAACTTTGCAGTGAATATGGACTGTATGTGTATGATGAGGCAAATATTGAATCGCACGGGCTTTATTACGGCCAGCGCTCACTTGCAAAACATCCTGAATGGGAGCAGGCTCACATGGACAGGACAGTAAATATGTTTGAACGAAATAAAAATCATCCGTCGGTAACCATATGGTCATTAGGCAATGAAGCCGGTAACGGAATAAATTTTTTTCATACCTACAAATACCTAAAAGACCAGGAACGTAATTTTATGAACCGTCCTGTAAACTACGAACGGGGACTATGGGACTTTAATACGGATATGTATGTACCTCAATACCCAAGTGCGGCATGGCTCCACGAAATAGGAAGAAAAGGTAGTGACCGTCCTGTTATCCCCTCGGAATATTCACACGCAATGGGGAACTCAAACGGAAATCTTGATATACAGTGGGAGGCTATATACAAATATCCCAATCTACAGGGAGGTTACATATGGGATTGGGTAGATCAAGGAATGGAGGCCTATGACGAAAACGGGCGCCATTATTACAAATATGGCGGAGATTACGGTGTTGATATGCCTAGTGACGGTAACTTTCTCTGCAACGGATTGGTGAATCCAGATCGTACCCCCCACCCCTCTATGGCCGAAGTAAAATATGTTCATCAGAATTTTGCTTTTGAAGCAATTGATCTTACCAAAGGAATTTTCAGGATTATCAACCGTCAATATTTTTCAGATACCGATAACTACGTATTCAAATTCAATATTACTGAAAATGGTAATATATTATCTGATGGAATACTTCAGATTTCCCTGCAGCCTCAAACGAGTACTGAAGTTTCTGTCCCAGTAGGCAACCTGCAGCCTAAAGCAGGCAGAGAATACTTTATCAACTTCGAGGTAATTCAAAAAATAGAAACACCTCTTATTCCTGCAAATCATCTAGTTGCAATTGAACAATTCAAGTTGCCGTTAACAGCATCGAAGCAGATTTATGTCGATAAACCAAAAGGGCCTTCTCTGAAAATAAATAATTCAAAAGACAAAGTAGTAGTATCATCTCCTGTAGTAAATTTTGTATTTAACATGAAAACCGGAGTAGCTACCTCCTATAAAGTAAAGGGAATTGAATATTTTGATAAGGGTTTTGGTATTCAACCCAACTTCTGGCGTGGTCCAAATGATAACGACTACGGAAACGGTGCACCAAACCGCCTGCAAATATGGAAACAATCGAGCAAAAACTTCAACGTAACTGATGCGAAAGCCTATTCCGAAGGAAATAATGCAGTGCTTGAGACAACTTACCTGCTTGCTGCCGGTAACCTTTACACGGTGAAATACACAATTTACCCGTCCGGAATAATGAAAATTGGTATAGAGTTTTTCTCCGCAGAGAGGGAAGAGAAGCAGATTGCAGCATCAGAAGCTACTCTTACAGCAACCTTTTCTCCTGAAGCATCAGCAGCTCGCAAAGCTTCATCATCGCTTACCGTCCCTAGAATAGGCATTCGTTTCCGCTTACCAACATCTATGAACAACGTGGAATATTTCGGGAAAGGCCCGGGCGAAAATTATATCGACAGGGCGTCTGGTTCAAAAGTAGGTCTCTATAAAACTACTGTGGAAGAGATGTACTACCCTTACGTACGTCCCCAGGAAAACGGGCACAGAACCGATACCCGATGGGCAGCTTTTACTAACCAAAAGAAAGGGTTACTTGTTGTAGCCGATAGTACAATCGGTTTTAATGCATTGCGTAACAGCATTGAAGACTTCGACTCCGAAGAGGCTGTACACCGTCCCTATCAGTGGAATAATTTAAGCAGCGAAGAGATTGCATCACGTTCTGAGGAAGAAGCAAAAAACAACAGGCCAAGGCAGACACATATTAACGATATTGTTCCTCGGAACTTTGTAGAAGTATGTATAGATATGAAACAGCAGGGCGTTGCAGGATACAACAGCTGGGGAGCCCGCCCCCTTTCCGAGTACAGCATTCCTGCAAACAGGGATTACAAATGGGGTTTCACACTTATTCCCATTAGTAATACCTCTGAGATTGCTGAAAAAACAGTCTTTGAATATTGA
- the dtd gene encoding D-aminoacyl-tRNA deacylase yields the protein MRILIQRVSQASVHINGKVKSTIKNGLMLLVGIEDSDTTEDIDFLCKKTVNLRIFDDENGVMNKSVLDIDGDILVVSQFTLHASTKKGNRPSYIRAAKPDIAIPLYVEFCERLIYTFGKPIKTGEFGANMQVHLINDGPVTILIDSKQKE from the coding sequence ATGAGAATTCTCATCCAGCGTGTATCACAAGCATCAGTACACATAAACGGAAAGGTAAAAAGCACGATAAAAAACGGTCTGATGCTATTGGTGGGTATCGAAGATTCCGACACTACGGAAGATATTGATTTTTTGTGCAAAAAAACAGTTAATTTGCGTATATTTGACGATGAAAACGGAGTGATGAATAAATCGGTACTGGATATTGATGGTGATATCCTTGTAGTTTCACAATTCACGCTGCACGCAAGTACCAAAAAAGGAAATCGTCCGTCATACATTCGTGCGGCAAAACCTGATATTGCCATTCCTTTATATGTAGAATTCTGTGAACGGTTAATATATACATTCGGGAAACCGATAAAAACAGGAGAGTTCGGCGCCAATATGCAAGTGCATCTTATCAATGACGGGCCAGTAACAATTTTAATTGATTCAAAACAAAAAGAATAA